A window from Peromyscus eremicus chromosome 1, PerEre_H2_v1, whole genome shotgun sequence encodes these proteins:
- the LOC131904385 gene encoding vomeronasal type-1 receptor 4-like produces the protein MKMASDNLAMGIFLFSQITVGVLGNSSILFYYLILIVTGKHLMPKDLIIQHLTFANCLSIILRGIPRTMSDFGFKYFLDDVGCKLIVYIYRITRGMSLYAMCLLSCFQVITINPSNSWWIILKHRATKYIGPSCSLGWLVHLLLNFLTPTRVSGPIYNKNATSRMNYGYCSWFASVNVATALYMFLLCFSDGLCLGLMTCSSVSMVSLLYRHKRHVKHIHSSQHFLKVSPEDRATQTILTLVCIFVISYSFSSIVVIFTAYSKGSVPWGVSVFLFLEICFPIVCPFVLISNIKRSSSIFLPCCGKRKLLPSLT, from the coding sequence ATGAAAATGGCTTCTGACAACTTGGCAATGggaattttcctcttttcccagATTACAGTAGGAGTGCTTGGAAATTCCTCAATactattttattatcttattttgaTAGTCACTGGAAAGCATTTAATGCCAAAAGATCTGATTATACAGCACTTGACATTCGCCAACTGCTTGTCTATCATCTTAAGAGGCATTCCACGGACAATGTCAGATTTTGGATTTAAGTATTTTCTAGATGATGTTGGATGTAAATTGATAGTGTATATTTACCGCATAACAAGGGGGATGTCCCTGTATGCCATGTGCCTACTAAGTTGCTTCCAAGTGATCACAATCAACCCCAGCAACTCCTGGTGGATCATTCTTAAACACAGAGCCACAAAGTATATTGGTCCCTCCTGCTCACTAGGCTGGCTTGTGCACCTGCTTCTAAACTTCTTGACTCCAACTAGAGTGTCAGGCCCTATTTACAACAAAAATGCAACTAGCAGGATGAATTATGGGTACTGCTCATGGTTTGCTTCTGTCAATGTGGCTACAGCACTTTATATGTTCTTACTGTGCTTCTCTGATGGCCTGTGTCTGGGTCTCATGACCTGTTCAAGTGTCTCCATGGTGAGCCTCCTCTACAGACATAAAAGACATGTGAAGCATATTCACAGTTCTCAACACTTTCTGAAAGTCTCACCTGAGGACAGAGCCACCCAAACTATTCTCACCCTAGTCTGCATATTTGTCATCTCTTACTCATTCTCATCCATTGTGGTCATCTTCACAGCCTACTCCAAAGGTTCTGTGCCATGGGGAGTAAGTGTATTTCTATTTCTAGAAATATGCTTTCCCATAGTTTGCCCCTTTGTTCTCATCAGCAATATCAAGCGTAGTTCCAGCATATTTTTACCCTGCTGTGGTAAGAGAAAGCTTCTCCCAAGTTTGACATGA